Proteins from one Hymenobacter gelipurpurascens genomic window:
- a CDS encoding DoxX family protein, giving the protein MTMSGVSNLLSVPEAVAGFQHLGYPAYLLPFLGVAKLLGVAAILVPSFPKLREWAYAGFVFDLSGAMYSSYAIGDPVSTWLPITIGFALIAASYWLNQRQAQAARFSAQVPTLA; this is encoded by the coding sequence ATGACGATGTCGGGCGTGTCGAACCTGTTGAGCGTGCCGGAGGCAGTAGCTGGTTTCCAGCACCTGGGCTACCCCGCTTACCTGCTGCCTTTCCTGGGCGTGGCCAAGCTCCTGGGCGTAGCTGCCATACTGGTGCCCAGCTTCCCGAAGCTTCGCGAATGGGCCTACGCCGGCTTTGTGTTTGATTTGAGCGGAGCCATGTATTCAAGCTATGCCATAGGCGACCCGGTTAGTACCTGGCTGCCCATCACCATCGGTTTCGCCCTGATTGCCGCTTCTTACTGGCTCAACCAGCGCCAAGCACAAGCAGCCCGTTTCTCGGCGCAGGTGCCCACACTGGCCTAG
- a CDS encoding VOC family protein, translating to MSAFQIIPYLAFDGTCRDAITFYQQCLGGELMIQSFADSPAGELMPPEAQQGVMHATLKSEEFTLMASDSGMQKITKGNMVSLSVNCTSPEQIQRLFSQLSAGGTITMPLEDTFWGATFGMFTDRFGIDWLLNYDKPEQQ from the coding sequence ATGAGTGCCTTTCAGATTATTCCCTACCTCGCTTTCGATGGTACCTGCCGCGACGCCATTACTTTCTATCAGCAGTGCCTGGGCGGCGAGCTGATGATTCAATCTTTCGCCGACTCCCCTGCCGGCGAGCTGATGCCTCCTGAGGCGCAACAGGGCGTGATGCATGCTACCCTGAAAAGCGAGGAGTTTACGCTGATGGCCTCCGACTCCGGGATGCAGAAAATCACGAAGGGCAACATGGTTTCGCTGTCTGTGAACTGCACCAGCCCCGAGCAGATTCAGCGCTTGTTCAGCCAGCTCTCCGCGGGCGGCACCATCACAATGCCGCTGGAAGACACGTTTTGGGGTGCCACCTTCGGCATGTTCACAGACCGGTTCGGCATCGATTGGCTGCTCAACTACGACAAGCCGGAGCAGCAGTAA